The following proteins are co-located in the Acidicapsa acidisoli genome:
- a CDS encoding CHAT domain-containing protein produces the protein MGSKADELLTHAATCVHCGDVLARSLGALDGNPSREETSAIAELAAARTEWQEKLARELAATSAKKRPFRFPSSRFNRWNRLVGGTAVAAGLLLAAGVFLWQHRANTPEHQLAMAYEQSRTLELRIPEAPYAAMSSSGHTRGALADRESPQLLDARARLARELERAPQDTHWLELQARADVLEERYSSATDVLDRLVAQGPVTAELLADAASAYYQRGLVSGSELDRSTALEYLRRADELAPTDPVILFNEAIVMEDRGQMMNAVEVWNRYITVERDPKWAAEGKRKLAALEQTLNRLKSHESRIDKMLATPEAMDALAADPQKLATLDEELSTYELDKLLLAAYPLTADASSNSRQARASPCSENCLATRRLLKAVASSLEIQHHDSWLTDLISPDIENLPPAAANTYIQALRAIGTATRKTETGESIVSQELAAHAGNLFQLLSGLGKADPALASAARVGAERSAAEYMMTLQAQVKFRECRDYALQLRAKSPERPESSRHRWIQTVNLITEKVCDDTPETQQAGRRLLLRASRMAEADKYRLLQARISMRQVDEAQDAGDDESAEQIAVATLRRLYDGDPPSFRITNTLSPLCYLEEDSPRPHVWVLCKTEEMGWAAQLGNHATATLWRMDLAQADMRVGAMQAAKNQMRLAQEERTALGPSNPVYHLFTEPEIFLSDSLLEQGDLAEAGHYLDLAAAGLSNYSDSWGLRTYAASRGQLELARGHLDKAAETLEAEIRSSEGRNVRGGDQTTGAEYAALDHDLYAELAATWLAQGRSPESVLALWERFRLRSRGLPITQCPAGTLDCELPRVIEARRKLEDDILTGQIVLLDRVLVYRVDKSGVMWSTNPVRRKDVLDEAQMLERAVSSPFASLATTAKLGANLSNALLPTLPDDLAANSSLLLEPDPTFQNLSWPVLPTRTGPLGLRYPLAELRSMLAAEGNDHSRSQSNLEHMDRALVVGASMAAGDTSPLPEALTEARNVNRFLKSPELLLGEQATNNHIAERIGSATIFHFAGHAVQTRSGTELLLAEDTPNQETPWVDGTFLRQHPPRACRLAVLSACSTGSREASWKQPLQDIVETLSSLGVPAVVATRWQIDSEASVPFMNAFYTSLAQGNSVAVALTSARRVQSGQSLYNNPYYWGAYYVTGKESIRTIGELNARSKESKEAWKRQVQRRGRPA, from the coding sequence GTGGGCAGCAAGGCCGACGAGTTACTGACCCATGCCGCTACATGTGTTCACTGTGGTGACGTACTTGCCAGAAGTCTGGGCGCGCTGGACGGGAACCCTAGTCGCGAAGAAACCTCCGCAATTGCCGAACTCGCAGCGGCTCGCACCGAATGGCAGGAGAAACTGGCGAGGGAGTTGGCGGCTACATCCGCGAAGAAGCGGCCGTTCCGTTTCCCGAGCAGCCGCTTTAACCGCTGGAACCGCTTGGTCGGCGGAACGGCCGTTGCAGCCGGACTGCTGCTGGCGGCGGGCGTATTTCTATGGCAGCATCGAGCCAATACTCCGGAGCACCAGCTCGCGATGGCTTACGAACAATCGCGAACGCTGGAGTTGCGGATTCCAGAGGCGCCCTATGCGGCCATGAGTTCTAGCGGCCACACGCGGGGTGCGCTGGCCGACCGTGAGTCTCCGCAGCTGCTGGACGCCAGGGCCAGGCTGGCTCGCGAACTGGAGCGCGCTCCGCAGGATACGCACTGGCTGGAGTTGCAGGCCAGGGCAGATGTGCTCGAAGAACGATATAGTTCGGCGACGGATGTGCTGGACCGGCTAGTGGCTCAAGGGCCGGTAACGGCGGAACTGCTGGCTGATGCTGCGTCCGCTTATTATCAACGGGGTTTGGTCTCCGGCAGCGAACTGGACCGCTCGACGGCGCTCGAGTATCTGCGCCGCGCGGATGAACTTGCTCCGACGGACCCGGTGATCCTCTTTAATGAAGCGATTGTGATGGAAGATCGCGGCCAGATGATGAACGCGGTGGAGGTTTGGAACCGCTATATTACGGTGGAACGCGACCCAAAATGGGCAGCCGAGGGAAAGCGCAAGCTCGCTGCTCTGGAACAAACGCTGAATCGGCTGAAGAGTCACGAAAGCCGGATCGACAAGATGCTGGCCACCCCGGAGGCCATGGATGCGCTGGCTGCCGATCCGCAGAAACTGGCGACGCTCGACGAGGAGCTTTCTACTTACGAACTCGATAAGTTGCTGCTGGCTGCGTATCCGCTGACAGCCGATGCTTCAAGCAACTCCCGGCAGGCGCGAGCTTCCCCTTGCTCTGAGAATTGTCTCGCAACACGTAGATTATTGAAAGCGGTCGCTTCTTCTTTAGAAATTCAGCATCACGACTCCTGGCTCACTGACTTAATTTCCCCTGACATCGAGAATCTGCCTCCTGCGGCGGCGAATACTTATATTCAAGCCCTTCGCGCGATAGGGACGGCTACGCGCAAAACTGAGACGGGCGAATCGATTGTGTCCCAGGAGCTCGCTGCACATGCGGGGAATTTATTTCAGCTATTGAGCGGCTTGGGCAAGGCCGATCCTGCGCTTGCTTCCGCTGCACGGGTTGGGGCAGAGCGGTCGGCGGCTGAATACATGATGACGCTTCAGGCACAGGTGAAGTTCAGGGAATGCCGTGACTATGCGCTTCAACTCCGCGCGAAATCGCCGGAGCGGCCTGAATCCAGCAGGCACCGCTGGATTCAAACCGTGAACCTGATCACGGAGAAGGTCTGCGACGATACTCCGGAAACTCAGCAGGCCGGTCGCCGTCTGCTGCTTAGGGCCTCTCGCATGGCTGAGGCCGACAAATACCGTCTATTGCAGGCACGAATCAGCATGAGGCAGGTAGACGAGGCACAGGACGCCGGGGACGATGAGTCGGCAGAACAGATCGCAGTGGCAACACTGCGCAGGTTATATGACGGCGATCCGCCGTCGTTTCGAATCACGAATACGCTTAGTCCGCTCTGCTATCTCGAGGAAGACTCTCCTCGGCCCCATGTGTGGGTGCTGTGTAAGACCGAAGAAATGGGCTGGGCTGCACAGCTCGGGAATCACGCGACCGCAACCTTGTGGCGGATGGACCTGGCGCAAGCAGACATGCGCGTGGGTGCGATGCAGGCAGCAAAGAACCAGATGCGCCTGGCGCAGGAAGAGAGGACCGCATTAGGACCATCAAACCCCGTGTACCACCTCTTTACAGAACCAGAGATATTCCTTTCGGATTCACTCCTGGAACAGGGGGACTTGGCGGAAGCCGGGCATTATCTGGATCTGGCAGCGGCAGGTCTGAGTAACTACTCCGATAGTTGGGGACTGCGAACTTATGCCGCTTCCCGGGGACAACTGGAGTTGGCTCGCGGACACCTGGATAAGGCCGCCGAAACACTCGAAGCTGAAATCCGCAGTAGTGAAGGCAGAAATGTTCGTGGCGGAGACCAGACAACCGGCGCCGAATATGCTGCACTCGACCATGACCTGTACGCAGAGCTGGCTGCCACATGGCTGGCGCAGGGACGGTCGCCGGAGAGTGTGCTGGCGCTGTGGGAGCGCTTTCGCCTGCGGTCACGTGGCCTGCCGATCACACAATGCCCGGCTGGCACATTGGACTGTGAACTCCCCAGAGTGATCGAAGCGAGGCGAAAACTTGAGGACGATATCCTCACGGGACAGATTGTTCTGTTGGACCGGGTGCTTGTGTACCGGGTCGATAAGTCCGGAGTGATGTGGAGCACGAATCCCGTACGTCGCAAGGATGTGCTGGATGAAGCTCAGATGCTGGAGCGTGCGGTCAGTTCACCGTTTGCATCGCTGGCAACGACCGCGAAACTGGGCGCAAACCTGAGCAATGCCCTGCTCCCGACGCTGCCCGATGATCTGGCGGCCAACTCCTCGCTGCTCTTGGAGCCGGACCCGACGTTTCAGAATCTTTCCTGGCCAGTATTGCCGACTCGCACCGGACCTCTGGGATTGCGCTATCCTCTTGCCGAACTGCGGTCCATGCTGGCGGCGGAAGGGAATGATCATTCTCGTTCGCAGTCTAATTTGGAGCACATGGATCGAGCGCTGGTGGTCGGCGCTTCGATGGCGGCGGGAGATACTTCGCCTTTACCTGAGGCTTTGACCGAAGCCAGAAATGTGAATCGGTTTCTTAAGTCGCCGGAGTTACTGCTGGGAGAGCAGGCAACCAACAACCATATCGCCGAGCGGATTGGTTCCGCTACCATATTTCACTTTGCCGGTCATGCGGTGCAAACCAGGAGCGGCACGGAGCTGTTATTAGCGGAAGATACACCGAACCAGGAAACTCCCTGGGTGGATGGGACATTCCTTCGGCAGCATCCTCCCCGCGCCTGCCGGCTCGCGGTGTTATCGGCCTGTTCGACAGGAAGCCGCGAAGCATCGTGGAAGCAGCCGCTGCAAGATATTGTCGAGACGCTAAGTTCGCTGGGCGTGCCGGCGGTCGTCGCCACGCGCTGGCAGATCGACTCCGAGGCGTCGGTGCCGTTCATGAATGCCTTCTACACGAGCCTCGCTCAAGGAAACTCTGTAGCCGTGGCGCTGACTTCTGCGAGGAGAGTACAATCCGGTCAATCTCTCTATAACAACCCATATTACTGGGGCGCTTACTACGTCACCGGTAAGGAGAGTATCCGTACGATTGGAGAGTTAAATGCCCGATCAAAAGAAAGCAAAGAAGCCTGGAAAAGGCAAGTCCAGCGCAGAGGGCGTCCTGCTTGA
- a CDS encoding thioredoxin family protein, translating to MSYLRKLLRFPSWIALTAVLLAILAIPCRAEREIYPAPEQARIDLATALRTAAAHHKRVILDFGGNWCIDCQVLDVYFHDPINKPLLDANYVLVRINIGMRDQNLKIAERYQVPMDKGVPALAVLDEHGKLLYSQRNTEFGPMRRMESSAVTNFLLQWKPSKAGT from the coding sequence GTGTCTTATCTACGTAAGCTCCTTCGTTTCCCTTCCTGGATAGCTTTAACTGCGGTTTTGCTGGCCATCCTCGCAATTCCATGCCGTGCCGAACGCGAAATCTATCCCGCTCCCGAGCAGGCGAGAATCGACCTGGCTACCGCGCTTCGGACCGCGGCCGCTCATCACAAACGAGTTATTCTCGACTTCGGCGGTAACTGGTGTATCGATTGCCAGGTATTGGACGTATATTTCCATGACCCAATCAACAAACCCCTCCTCGACGCCAACTACGTCCTCGTTCGCATCAATATTGGTATGAGAGACCAGAATCTGAAGATCGCAGAGCGTTACCAGGTGCCGATGGATAAGGGCGTTCCGGCTCTTGCCGTTCTCGATGAGCATGGGAAGCTGCTCTACAGCCAGCGCAATACGGAGTTCGGCCCCATGCGCCGCATGGAATCGAGCGCCGTCACCAACTTTCTGCTCCAGTGGAAGCCGTCGAAGGCTGGCACGTAG